Genomic segment of Engystomops pustulosus chromosome 8, aEngPut4.maternal, whole genome shotgun sequence:
CAGCAATTTGGAGATGAGATTCTCAAAATCCCATGCACTTAAAGGATGACCCATGCTTATAGGCGATTAATTAGGGATTAGTCATGGTCACTCTGGATAAAatttaaaattgtatttttttgttttaatttaggAATTAACAcagttaaaaattatacaaaaaactATTCACAGACATCAATAATTGTATGAGAAATTACAGGCAAAAGATCAAAGGCATAAAAATATGAATACAAGGATTAGAGATGGCGATTTGGTAAATCGGTATTTGTTGGAATCACTATGGATCAGGCTCTCATCACACAAGGCAAATAATGACAATTCTAAAAGGTAAAAAACGaaggtaaaaaaaattctgcagtatGGAATGGCACCGGGTCCAGTACACCGTCCACACGATCAGATTAAAAATCTCATCCTTGGGGGCCCTTACACATGGCTACAGGCCCTATGCTGCTGTGCTCATATGAACCTAGGGCTTCATTCACACAGCCTTGATTTTTGTCTGGGTtctgccaccaggatcaaggattgtaaaccaagcacatttacttcctggtgtgtgccccattttggaagatctgctattcttttagcttcttttcccCTTGTTTTACATAAAAcggcttaaaaaattatgcaaattagcttgaagggctccaggctgaacgcagagcccctcaggctcatttggatcCTTTTTAAAAACCTCTTTTTTATGTAGAcgcaaggacataagaagcttaaaaaagagcagatcctgctagaggggacaCACTCCTGCAtgtaggtgtgcttggtttacaatccatcattcTGCTGGTAGATATATGAAGTCTGAAGCTTTCCTCTATGTATTATTGATttaaagaaatacatggaaaaattCCCTATATATCTGCTTGACTCATACAAGTCATGGACCACATGAAAATCACAGACCATGTCTAGGTAAATGGCATCGCTGCAGTCATGTGACTTATTTCATTGGGTTGTGAAatgcaaaagaaaaaacacagaaaatacaGACATGTGGACAATGCCTATCCTGTTATCCTGATTTGGCTCTATGTAACACTATTAGAtcgctgacacactgtaacacaaTGTCTCCCTGGCTGAAAACAAAGTCTGAGAAAAAAAATGAGGTGGAGCTTCAAAGGAACTGTCTCCAGGGACCTCAATTTCACTATAGAGAGGTTACAGAAGccaattacagctgcagtgcaaatctgcctttctgctttctccaaGCAATTCTATTACAGCacattgtatgttataacttaccttgcacctagacagaatcctctgtgtagtcccaggggctgggctttggtttgggtgcatttcaaaaaacaacatgtgacttgtctgtgctgctcactcctcagctctcagaccccacctttctgctccagtacagctcctcctcctgctccttcacagaggtcacagccttgaGAGCTGGGGGATGGAGGAGCTGTAAGGGTGGGGCCTGAGGGCTGAGGAGATTGCAAcaaagacaagtcacatgttgttttttaaaggggttatccaggtttttaaaaatactgagggccgggctgtggtgggctagttaaacataatgaacttgtacttgcctcctccggagctgccaatgtcccgcgccgcggtccgtctgatcagtgcccctgtttgtttacaggggcacagaagcagcgcacagggagcttccggtgcaggatgtggccggctcctcccatccgtccctatctctcagcgtcgtaagtgcccctgtatacaaaccggtgCACAGAGGAGAccagccgcggcgcgggacatcggcggcgccggaggaggtaagtacaagtttattatgtttaactagcccaccccagccctcagtattttttaaaacccggataacccctttaaatgcatccaaccccaagcccaacccctgggactacacagatgattctgacagagtgcaaggtaagttataacacacaattatattgtgcttagagaaagcagaaaggcagatttccaatgcagatgtgatgggcttttgcaacctgtatttcatgaaaatgaggtccctggtgacaggctcaCTTTAAAACCTAAAAGTATGAACATTTAAAACTTAAAATCTACATAAAACTGAGAAATATCATTCAAGTATTAAGTGTTACCAGTCTTGTAAGTAGCTTGAGACACTGCATTGCGGATACAATGGCTGCGCCTACGTCCAGCTGGAGTGTAAAGTTTCTATGTGGCACTTATTCTTCCTTCATTTTGGCCTCATATTTctgaatatattactatacatgtAACTAGAGTAGAGATTCATTTACCTTAAAGGGGCTGCACCAAGATTCACTTTTAACCCTGTTTGGTGCGGGTTGAGGACCAACTGACGATCTTGAGGACGTTTCCCCCAATGAATGCAATTACCGGTCAAGCGAGAGCCACTGCATTCattctataggagagtgtagggAGCTGCTGTGCTCCGCTATCTCTTATAGACATGGAATATAGTGGCAGGATGCAAGCTCCCCCTGCGCTGTAATGACAATCTGTGGTGGTCCTAGACATTGGACGATGTTATCCTCGATCCTGCATATAGGGGATAGTAATAAATCTTGATAAAGCCCTTTAAAGAAATTGTTTGCAGATTTGAATATGGATACCAATGTCACAAACCGATTCCCATTGATTCTATTGGAAAAGCAATGTCCTGGTAGGCGGGGGCCCTGTGGAATGGGTCTATATCTGTGTGCGGACCCACGACGGTACCACAAATATGTTTGGCCTCTGATCTCTGCCGTGGATTACATAGATGATTTTACCAACTGAAAGAGATCAGCAGTGTGAACATGTCCTTAAGATAAGCTGTAGGTCTCTCATCCTGCCGTGTAACCTGTGCATAGCTGCCATGTTCTAATAGAGAAAGTCATAGAAAGGAGACAGCAAATTTCCCAGAGGATCTGTCATCATACCAATCTTTCCCCCCTCCTTACAGAAACACCACTACTTTATCCATGGACCTTCTCTGGATTTACAGCACAACTACATTCATGTGAAAGtgactaagctgcaataccagatacagcCCATAAACAAGAGAGgcggaatttgaaaaaaaaattagctgACCCCTTTCTGTTCCTCAGATGTGGATATTCTGATCTAATGTCATTGCCTTTCCTATTAAATACGAGTATATTATAAATGTGCACAAGATTAAGCAGCGAGAGGGATGGCGTGTCTCAGTGCAGGTGATGGGTCCGGAATCTATGGGTAAGGAAAGCTCCGGGTCTCTTCCCTCAAATAACGGGAATTTGTCATTGATTCTTATTGCTGCTTATCTTTCTTCTGCTTCCAGGGGTAAATCACTTCCCCAATGAACAGCTTTTTGCATAAGGAGCCCCAGGAATCCTTGGGGTAGCATCTTCTGGATGTCAGCCTGTATGTTTGCAGCACTTGTCCATACGGTAATGGGTTGATctatggaaaaaaatgaaaaatactatGTATTATAAATAATGTTCCAGTTTCTACCCCAATTACAGGCAACCCATCTCCTGTAAGTCTGACAATTACCACCGGTGTCACCATAGTCTTCTGATCTGTCAGCTTATCACCCACAGGCATTACCCCTCTTTCTCCCATCTAATCTCCGTATGTGTAAGTATTGTACTCTACCTGCATCAACAGTCTCAAAGGTTTTCCGCTTTTCTGCTCCAACATCTGAAATTTAACACCCGCTGAAAAAAGGAAAGAGGGCGCCATTACTAAAGACATCAGAACAAAGGACGTAAGGGGAAAATTTATGAAATTGGAATGAAATGTACATATGATGTGAGCAGACGTAGATCTGCCCTATAATTTGCACCATTTTGTGGCAGACATGGCGTTCTAAACAACTAATGAAGCTGTAAACTCACCTGCTAATCTGTAGGACCGGCAGAGGCGCAGTAAAAGTGCATAGAAGGGCAGGGTGCTGAGGAGATCGATGGTCATCTGGATGACGCCTTGCACTACGATCATGACAAGCCGcagctgtgagaggaggagaacgcAAGAAGTGTAATGTACCAGCAGCACAAAGCCGGGGGGTTcttttaggctgtgttcacattttgTGTTTCAATTGCATTTTTAACAATGATCACTTGCCGGACTCATGTGTTTCAGCGGTTATCTGTGATCGggcatttaaaaacgcaatttttgcgCTGCATGAGGGAATCAGAAATTTTGATTACATATAAAaggtcctgtctgcagagtacaACTCTCTTACTCTAAGCTCCAAATAAAGAGGACCAGGGATATTCATCCTGAGTTCTTAGAGACAGGACTTTCATGCAACTTTTATGTACTTGCGTATAAAGTTATTCACTGACCTATTTCTATATGAATTGTTCTAGTGACTTTTTACTTCCTTATTTGTGGAATAGATTAGTACATGGGAGATAATCACACACCAGTCACTAAAGAGCTGGCACCAGTTACGGGTACTGGTTATGACTGAACTCTAGACTTCCTATTCAGCCTGTGTGTCTAGGTTATAGGGCCATTTATCAAGAGACTGTCACTGGCTAAAAACTATTGAGATTCTGACTTCACAATGAGATCAACCCCCAATCCCGCTGCGGTTCCTGGGGCTGGCCACTGCATAGAGAGCGGAGCTGTACTTTGGGCTCCCATTCCCTGTGTTGCTTATGATACAGTAAACAGGAATCAACTGTGGGCCTAATGTTGTTCTCTGCTGAACTGATATTCTTGATCTACCTTATGAATATGACATCAATGGAttatgaggtgggggggggggggtctgacacttgggacccccactaatcagcataTTACTCCAGCTAAGCATTTGCTTTgtacttctttaaaggaaacctaccacttgaagtggcaggtttcagaagaaagcagcgagcaccagctcagggtgagctggtgccggtgtttatttttgttagtgttttaaaccgcggtatcgcggtttaaaacactttttaaactgtatagccggcgcagggaggtacgcgctcggcgcttaccatgcgcgcggctacataggaagtgaaggagagccgcgcgcatggtaagcgccaagcgcgtacctccctgcgccggctatacagtttaaaaagtgttttaaaccgcgatacagcggtttaaaacactaacaaaaataagcaccggcaccagctcagcctgagctggtgctcgctgttttcttctgaaacctgacacttcaagtggtaggtttcctttaactatgaTTAGCTTTGCAGAGCTGATATTTGCGGATGTACGATAAAATTAAGGCTGGTTGTGGCAGCCACTAGAGAGCGCTACCTGCAGACACTATGGCCCACATTAATGAAGAATTCTGGCGTATATTGCACATAATACATAAATACATCTGCCACACGCCACAACACATTACTGTGCACACAAAGGGGAGTTCCGCTGCACATTCGCACCgtccgccacatttatgttggaagtccgacataaatgtgttgcacacccttaAACTGGCGGGACGTTCATCTCCTTGTAAGTATAATCTTGCTTATAATGAAACTTCTTAATAAGAAACATTTGCCATGCACGAACTTCCTTATTATAGTCTTATACACAGTAGCCCAtcagtgctgcagtgtaaagcatgggacaGGAAAAAAGATGCTACCTGAGCATCTGATAAGGTAAAAAGACTATTCTTCAGTAATATTGGTAAgtgtatgtttgtttgttttttaatcagtcttgtttttattgattttataacaTAAACAATTACAAACAATACCTTTGCATTACAATCAGTCATGTAGACATGTAGACTTCATAGGACAGCTTGTGTAAAATCGgccatgcatgcccccccccccccccccagagtcagGTCCCAACAGTAAGGCATATGCGCCCAAGAATGGTACTAGCTTGGCTATGAGGCTAGAGTGAGCTGTTATTGCATACTCGTCCTTATTTGTAGTAGCCGTTGCGAAGGCAGACCTGACGTATCCATCCATTTCctccaaatttttttaaatttagataTGTAATTTCTTTTCAAATACGAGCCATATTCCAGGATGAGCACGTTATTAACCCTACTTTTATATTCCCTCACAGATGGGGGTCGTGGCCTAATCCAATGTGCAGCTATCAGTTTTCTTACTTGATATAAGGACCTCTGAATCCCCATAGTAAGTTGTCTATATCCAAAATTCCAAACAGACAGGAGAGAGGTGTAGCTGGTATAGTGACCGAGGATACCCTGCCTAATATTTCCAATACTTCTTTCCAAAGACTTTCCAATTCCCCACAGTCCTGCATCATGTGCAGGATACCCGCTTCCTCACACCCGCACCTAGGGCAAATTGAGTCTCCACGGACCCCTATTTGATGTAGCAACTGTGGCGATCTATATGCCCTATGTAACATGAGGAGATGGGACATTCTATGAGCCTCACTTAGAGATAAAGTGGGCACAATCTCTAAGCAGTCTGACCATTGCTCGTCCGATATAGAACCTATAAGTTTGTTAAAGATTCTGAAGTGTGTATTTAGATCTTTCAGTTTTTTGGCATCACTATGTAAATATTTGTAGACAGGATCAATGTCGCAGCCGTTGCAgccaacactgtatatacagtataatgaaaTGCAATCAGGCTTTACAGATCTAATATTTACTTATCTGTTCTAATGTCAGGCTTCCTTTATTCATCACTAGATGTGAATGTCTTCATACAGTATCACATGATGAGGTAGAGCAGATGACATAGGCAGCACCCAGAGCCATCTCTGTGGCACCCAGGCTGTCTCACCTCAAGGCAGTCCTGAGTAGCACAGCACTTTATTTAAGCAACACTTCTGGGACTGCATGAGAAGCAAGGAGGTTtgaacagggctggattatcgttggagctttTGCCCTGTGATTCTTCCTGTTTAAGGGGACCCCCTGGTTCATCATTTTCGTATAGTGTTAATAGACTATCTGCACTATAATAAATGAGGTcaaagtaaggctacatgcacacaaacatttggatagagaggaggagggaggtgcgctgctcacccctccctctccatagggacacCTGGCGCCCGGCCATACTTACGGGAAGAAATAGTTTCCCGGCAACAGTACGGTGACACACGTTTGTGCAGACCATACCACGGATGGGTTCTATAGGCGTTTATGGGGACATAATATGGGCCTAAGCATTAGTCATGCTGTATGTTGTGCTTAGTACTTACCAAGGTGAAGACCAGGTAATAAAGGGCAGTGGTTGGCAGCAGAAAGAGCAGGATTGTGAACAGAAGGGTCCCGAGAAATAGCTGCAGCAAAATAAATAAAGAGTCAGGACTAAGACATTACCCATTTAATTAATCATATACTGAATGTGACATATACGGTATGtgacatacccctgaggaagtcaccggagtaggtgacgatacgcgtggggttcgttcctctctcctcctccccactccGACCTTGCCTTCCTGCCTCCTTTACCTCATTATATGGATCTACACTAGGTACCGTATACTCTAGGCATGTAGGCTACTCCATACAGGACTGTTTGGTTTATTTTCTGCACAGGTCactttatgtatgcacatatttCCTGCTGCAACTTGATATTTTCCAGCTGTATTTAGCACTTTCCTCATTGTCCTGCTGTAGACATTTGTCGTTTTGATTGGGTCGGTTTTGGgctggggagcccaggacacacAGGTCCTGGGAGGTTaagtacaccttgcatggtgtactttttaagtgtttttattttatggtcTTGTTGTTATTGTGATTATGCATAtgaattaataaagtttttttacattACCGCAGTCCATTATACGTATCCTCTCTTGTTCTTGTGTTGGttaaaggctgttacaatgttaTACTTTATGCTATTCCTGTTCTAATATTTGTCTTGTAGTTGTTACTGGGATTATCTACAACTGTTATAGAGGCTAAGCCTACACATTGCCCTCTGCTGGCAGATCTAAGCGCTGCATGCTCAGAATGAATACCTGATCCAAGTCGTATGAGCAGGAGTCCACCCTCTGTCGCAATACGTTCCACTTCTTACCACGAAATAGACGCCAGAGAGAAGACAGCCCGTGCATCTTCAGGCAGTATAGTCTGATGGGTGAGAAAAGTGACTCATAATTGTGATGTATGGCGCTTGTGCCTAGCAAATCACATGCAATATAGTGCAAGACATAGGGAAATGAATATGATTTAACATGGCTGCAAAGGGAAAGTTGATCCCAAACATCGCCCTTTCTGCATTCTCGTTCTATAAAAGGGTCACATGCTAACATGTCTGTGAATATGGTTTGTAAGAGAGGTGGGCTTAGTTTGTGGTGCTTTGCTTACCTGGCCCCATACACATAGAAGCAATATATGTGGAAGGTGAGGAGTGCAATGATATCAGAAAGAATAGAGAGTGCCACAGAGAGCCCGAGACATGCTGACAGTCCGATGTACCACAGGATAACCTCAATGAATGGAGACATCAGGCGGATGTAACCTGCAAGCAGTGAACTAGGGTCAGGTATGGCAGTGAGGAAGCAAACAATTACATGCAGTTTTGGGGTTCTCAGCTGATAATCTTATCCATATACTTCAGGAGCTGGAATCAACAGCTAGAAGtagagctccattctctgtgtagtggtgcaACTAAGGAACTGCAGGGCAGCTGCCATTCTGATGAATGAGATATGAGCGGTGATAACAAAGCTCAGCCACTACCCAGAGATCAGAGAAGGTTTTTTGGCTTAGTTCTCGGTGTTGATTCTGGCACCAGAATTCCCCTTAATCGGATATGGATAGGTTATCAATAGCTCTAAGCTGAAAGATCCCTTTAACAAGCAAAAAAAGGGGAATGGGTTAACTGTATTAGTGCATAATTAGTCTTGTTACTCGGGGTATGAGATGGGACATGTGAAATAATAATGCCATAAATTCATATAGGTCACTTACTAATCCACAAGTGGATGTGATACATAAAGAATCGCCCCAGGACCTCATCCAGCGCCTTGTTCATTTTCAGTCCCGCCGGAGCGCCCATTAACCACTGCAGCAGGCCTTGGAGTTCCACAGCCACGCGCTACAGATGGAGATAAAGACAcaaatattgttattatacagatATACGATCCTTCAAGACATCTTCACAGAGAACAGACATGACTTACATCAGCCACGGGCATGAGGGCGTCTGCCAGCTGACCTATGTGGTTCCCCTGATAGAGCCAGGACATGAGCAAGACCCCAAGTACCACGTCCAGAAGCAGTGACAGGACAGTGTTGGTCTTCCTGCAAAACAAAACACCATCAGAATGACAGCAGAGTGAGGAAGTTGTCCTAGAAGACCAGTTGTCCTAGCATCTCATACCTCATCAATGTTGTGTGGTCTTGGGCCTTTTCGGGACTGCTAATAACACGCAGGTCCTCCAAGCGTCTTCCAAGTTGTTCATAAGAAGAAAGCTTATTCCACAGGAAGGATAGAGGCTTCCCACTAAGGACCCTGTAACACAGAGAGTCCAGGATAGCTGAGTGGACCAGTTCCAGGCATATGTGGCTGCATCTGTATTACCGTCCTCCCTGTAATAATGTGATTTGGTCATGCGGAAAACAGGGTTGAATTTTTaggactttaaaggaaacctacctttcgGGGATCTACCTTTCGGGAATCTACCTTTCGGGAATCTACCTTTCGGGAATCTATtgattgatggtagattcctccttcctgtttctgtcctaatctgtaatttaataatcctgaaccTAATTTAacgttttaaaaactttattttagtaatatagaAATTAGCTTCagaagctactggggcttggagtagctttagctcccagtgcccggccgggCTAGtaaacgccccagtagcctctgcaggtaatttacatattactaaaataaagttttaggtTAGGTTAGATTACAAAATTGTTAAATTACATataagggcagaggcaggaaggaggaatctaccatcagaactacttctgatggtagcttcttcatggtaggtttcttttaaagggcatctaccaccaggatgaaggactgtatacaaatgcgcctgaggggctccaggctccataggtgtctatggagcctggagctcatcaggctcatttgcctacagttcttcatcctggtggtagatgtcctttaagtccacATTCAGTATCCTTAGTTCAAATGTAGTAATGAAACATTATGATCAATGTCATGTGACTACATGTAACCTTATTGAATACAATAGTAAGTATGCAGTAAGCTCCCTCTTGTGGTGGCTTTTAAACTTCCTACTACATTGGAAGTAAATTAAAATTTGGCAAACAGAGATCGAGAGAATAAAGATACCAGCCCTTGGCTCGCAGCAGAGCATGCAGCTGGGCTGAACGGAGCGCACCCTACTGTTCCAGAATTACATTATACTGTTACCTGAGACTGCAGATGCTGGTGATCACCGACACCATAAACGACAGAACGGCACAGACTGGCACAGAGGCGCGCTTCCCTAGCTCCACAATAATACTGGCCTCCATGCCCTCAGACTGCCAGTGTGTTAACCTCACCAGCCCCTCATCATACTTATCATTGGCAAAGAGGAGCTGGTTCTTGGCCACTGTACTAAACATGGCAGCTACTTCTGAATGTTCAGCTGCAGAGTGCAGCTCTGACAACATAACCTTCCTCTGATCATAGTAGACTAAGACAACGTCCTCCGAGGTGTCATCCTCCAGTCTCTCAATCTGACAGTCCCAGAACTTGCTGGTGGACTCCCTCGCCATCCTCAGCCAGGGCCGGTGCTGGAAGATGCTGCCCAGCTCCCCGAGAAAGTTCTGCATCTTGTCATCTGCTTCTGCTTTACTATGGCTCCATGTCCCCAGAACGGAGAGCTTCATgcccgatgcccgctccagctggCTCAGGTATCTCTTCACACTGGCAGGAATGAAGGGAAACTGGAGTGTGGCCAGAATGACAGCCGAGCGGTGCTCCTCCATCCAGTGCCCGATGAGGAGTCCACTCTCTGCTGCCGAGCAGGAGGTCGGAAAAAAGATCTTTATAGCCATGACTGCCgagagacaaaaaaaaagcataaattcAACATCAAAAACGACATTTGGGACTCTCCAACAAGATTCTATAATAAGGCTTCTATTCGGATATGATGCTATTGAGAATAATCTATAGAAGCACCTTACATGGGCCCTGGAGGTTACAGGGCAATGGATGAAATACTGGGAAATATGACTAAAATGTATGTCCTATAGATCCTTCCATATGTAACTGTGTACAGCAGGAACTATTTCCTGTAAAAACTCTTTACATTTACTCTCTGGGCTCCTAACACTAAAAAGAAACCCTTAAAGTGCCCAAGCACTTCTCACTCAAGGCCCACCCCCTGAGCATTTCTTCTCCCGCTAGGCCGACCCCCTGAGCACTTCTTCTCCCGCTAGGCCCACCCCCTGAGCACTTCTTCTCCCTCGAGGCCCACCCCCTGAGCACTTCTTCTCCCTCGAGGCCCTCCCCCTGAGCACTTCTTCTCCCTCGAGGCCCACCCCCTGAGCACTTCTTCTCCCTCGAGGCCAACCCCCTGAGCACTTCTTCTCCCTCGAGGCCAACCCCCTGAGCACTTCTTCTCCCTCGAGGCAGACCCCCTAAACACCAGATGTCAAAGTCCGTAAGCACCTCACTCTCAAAGTGCTCTCTCTGAATACCCTCTTTAGGTGCCCATCTATAACAGTGACCCCTTTAAGTGCCTGTAAGCCATGGCTGCTCGTGTAAAGACTTTTCCCAAGTGCCAGTGGAGCCTGATTACCTCAGAGGAGGAAACACGACCCTTAAATCTGATCTGAGGTAAATAACCTGTGCTATGTAGTACTATTAGCATATAGCAGGGCACGCTGGGATTTTTAGTCCCCTCGTTTACATCTTCTTCTCCACCGCTGCGGGATGCAATTATGTCCGGTAACTATCTACAATAGGAAGCGTCTCACCTGGAGAGAGGGCGCCCGGGCCTCCGGTATCAGcagatattacatgtcacatGACGGCACTGCCCCTCTAAGGGTTAATTACCCACATCAGGAGGTCATTCTCAGCGCAGCCTGCCATTCAAACCTACTTCCGGCTTCCCCCTACTTCCGTTACTAAGAGACGCTGTGCACCCGTGTAACACATCCGGAGGGAACAAGTGACCGAGATGTATAGTTCCCGGTGTAAACTGGTTGTCATGATGATATAGATACTACATTATGTTCATCTTGTCTTATGTTACTAACATATAGGGCAGCGGCAAAGAGCCAGGAAGAGAAGACACCTGCATAGAACTCGTATTCTCCTAAAAACACTAAGGGTAAGAGCATAGGGTCCAAACCACTGCTACAATCCACATctacactgtgtattatccctgttctgatcactgtgtgtattatccctgtactgtgacatcactgtctgtgtattatctctgtactgtgacatcactgtgtgtattatccctgtactgtgacatcactgtgtgtattatccctgttctgtgacatcatgatcactgtgtgtattatcctgtactgtgacatcgctgtgtgtattatccctgtactgtgacatcactgtgtgtattatccctgtactgtgacatcattgtgtgtgtattatccctgtactgtgacatcactgtgtgtattatctctgtactgtgacatcgctgtgt
This window contains:
- the PIGQ gene encoding phosphatidylinositol N-acetylglucosaminyltransferase subunit Q yields the protein MAIKIFFPTSCSAAESGLLIGHWMEEHRSAVILATLQFPFIPASVKRYLSQLERASGMKLSVLGTWSHSKAEADDKMQNFLGELGSIFQHRPWLRMARESTSKFWDCQIERLEDDTSEDVVLVYYDQRKVMLSELHSAAEHSEVAAMFSTVAKNQLLFANDKYDEGLVRLTHWQSEGMEASIIVELGKRASVPVCAVLSFMVSVITSICSLRVLSGKPLSFLWNKLSSYEQLGRRLEDLRVISSPEKAQDHTTLMRKTNTVLSLLLDVVLGVLLMSWLYQGNHIGQLADALMPVADRVAVELQGLLQWLMGAPAGLKMNKALDEVLGRFFMYHIHLWISYIRLMSPFIEVILWYIGLSACLGLSVALSILSDIIALLTFHIYCFYVYGARLYCLKMHGLSSLWRLFRGKKWNVLRQRVDSCSYDLDQLFLGTLLFTILLFLLPTTALYYLVFTLLRLVMIVVQGVIQMTIDLLSTLPFYALLLRLCRSYRLAAGVKFQMLEQKSGKPLRLLMQINPLPYGQVLQTYRLTSRRCYPKDSWGSLCKKLFIGEVIYPWKQKKDKQQ